From the genome of Deltaproteobacteria bacterium, one region includes:
- the tuf gene encoding elongation factor Tu yields the protein MSKRKFERTKPHMNVGTIGHIDHGKTTLTSAITRCLAVKGLAEYVPFDQIDKAPEEKERGITIATAHVEYETEKRHYAHVDCPGHADYIKNMITGAAQMDGAILVVGADDGPMPQTREHILLARQVGVPYMVVYLNKVDMVDDPELIELVELELRELLSKYEFPGEEIPIIRGSALKAMQHGCGDEKCESCGSIFALMKAVDEYIPEPRRDVEKPFLMPVEDVFSISGRGTVVTGRVDRGLVKVGDEVEVVGIRPTFKTVCTGVEMFRKILDQGQAGDNIGVLLRGTKRDEVERGQVVARPGSITPHTKFKGSVYVLAKEEGGRHTPFFNG from the coding sequence ATGTCGAAGCGGAAGTTTGAGCGGACGAAGCCGCATATGAATGTGGGGACGATTGGGCATATTGATCATGGGAAGACGACGTTGACGAGTGCGATAACGAGGTGTTTAGCGGTGAAGGGGCTGGCGGAGTATGTGCCGTTTGATCAGATAGACAAGGCGCCTGAGGAGAAGGAGAGGGGGATTACGATAGCGACGGCGCATGTGGAGTATGAGACGGAGAAGAGGCATTATGCGCATGTGGATTGTCCTGGGCATGCGGATTATATAAAGAATATGATTACGGGTGCGGCGCAGATGGATGGGGCGATATTGGTGGTTGGGGCGGATGATGGGCCGATGCCGCAGACGCGGGAGCATATATTGTTAGCGCGGCAGGTTGGGGTGCCGTATATGGTGGTGTATTTGAATAAGGTGGACATGGTGGATGATCCGGAGTTGATTGAGTTGGTGGAGTTGGAGTTGCGGGAGTTGTTGAGTAAGTATGAGTTTCCTGGGGAGGAGATACCGATTATACGTGGGAGTGCGTTGAAGGCGATGCAGCATGGGTGTGGGGATGAGAAGTGTGAGAGTTGTGGGTCGATTTTTGCGTTGATGAAGGCGGTGGATGAGTATATTCCGGAGCCGAGGCGGGATGTGGAGAAGCCGTTTTTGATGCCGGTAGAGGATGTGTTTTCGATATCGGGTCGTGGTACGGTGGTGACGGGTCGGGTGGATCGTGGGTTGGTGAAGGTGGGGGATGAGGTGGAGGTGGTTGGGATACGGCCGACGTTTAAGACGGTGTGTACTGGGGTGGAGATGTTTCGGAAGATATTGGATCAGGGGCAGGCTGGGGATAATATAGGGGTGTTGTTGCGTGGGACGAAGCGGGATGAGGTGGAGCGTGGGCAGGTGGTGGCGAGGCCTGGGAGTATCACGCCGCACACGAAGTTTAAGGGGTCGGTGTATGTGTTGGCGAAGGAGGAGGGGGGTCGGCACACGCCGTTTTTTAATGGGTA